Proteins co-encoded in one Anaerolineae bacterium genomic window:
- a CDS encoding M48 family metallopeptidase: MSRTTDDLVRREIFKAEVQRWAARIGVEVKESHLRRMRRKWASASRRGRHWTAFTENGLASSCRISAKVFSDIAHLLDRNGPPRGTDGEGETFASSSVPYPRG; this comes from the coding sequence ATGAGTAGGACCACGGATGACCTGGTGCGCCGCGAAATCTTCAAGGCTGAGGTGCAGCGCTGGGCCGCGCGCATCGGCGTGGAGGTGAAAGAAAGCCACCTGCGCCGTATGCGCCGCAAGTGGGCCAGCGCCTCCCGCCGCGGCCGCCATTGGACGGCGTTCACCGAGAACGGCTTAGCCAGCTCATGCAGGATATCGGCAAAGGTCTTTTCGGACATCGCTCACCTCCTGGATAGGAATGGCCCTCCCCGTGGTACGGACGGGGAGGGCGAAACGTTCGCATCCTCATCCGTGCCGTACCCACGGGGATAG